Genomic segment of Limnohabitans sp. INBF002:
CACGCCACCAGCATCCGCATGCTCACCAAGAGCCTGCGCCCCATGCCCGACAAGTTCCACGGCGTGGCTGACCAAGAGATCAAATACCGCCAACGCTACGTCGATTTGATGACCGATGAAACCGCTCGCAAGCGCTTCATGGCGCGCAGCAAAGCGGTCAGCGGCATTCGCGACTTCATGGTGCAACACAACTTCCTCGAAGTCGAAACGCCCATGCTGCACCCCATCCCCGGCGGTGCCAACGCCAAGCCGTTCACCACGCACCACAACGCGCTGGACCAAGAAATGTTCTTGCGCATCGCGCCTGAGCTGTACTTGAAGCGCTTGATCGTGGGCGGTTTTGAGCGCGTGTTCGAAATCAACCGCAACTTCCGCAACGAAGGCATCTCGGTGCGCCACAACCCCGAGTTCACCATGATGGAGTTCTACGCGGCGTATTGGAACTACCAAGACCTGATGCACTTCACCGAAGAGCTGGTGCGCGATGCCGCCATGAAGGCCGCTGGCACCACGCTGCTCACCTACGGTGGCAAGCCGGTGGACCTGAGCCAGCCGTTTGAGCGCCTCACGATTCGTGAAGCCATCCTCAAGCACACCGAAGCGGGCGACAACGTGGACAACGCCACATGGTTGATCAACGCCTTGCAAAAACTCGGTTTCAAAGAAGAGAAAGACAAACTCTCCACCCGCAGCTTGGCCAGCTTGCAAGTGATGTACTTTGAAGAAACCGTGGAAGAAAAGCTGTGGCAGCCCACCTTCATCTGCGAGCACCCTGTGGAAATTTCACCCTTGGCCCGTGCCAGCGACAACAAGCCCGATGTGACCGAGCGTTTTGAGCTCTACATCACAGGCCGCGAGTTCGGCAACGGCTTCAGCGAGTTGAACGACGCCGAAGACCAAGCTGCACGCTTCCACGCCCAAGTGGCTGCTAAAGACAGCGGCGACGACGAAGCCATGTTCTACGACCATGACTT
This window contains:
- the lysS gene encoding lysine--tRNA ligase, translated to MSNNNTPATPEAAPVDENQLMAERREKLKVMRERQAAGQGVAFPNDFKPAHHAATLHELHGDKTAEVLTEEGQFAKVAGRMMLKRVMGKASFATLQDSTGRIQIYVTRDDVSEELYADFKHWDLGDIVACEGKLFKTRTGELSIHATSIRMLTKSLRPMPDKFHGVADQEIKYRQRYVDLMTDETARKRFMARSKAVSGIRDFMVQHNFLEVETPMLHPIPGGANAKPFTTHHNALDQEMFLRIAPELYLKRLIVGGFERVFEINRNFRNEGISVRHNPEFTMMEFYAAYWNYQDLMHFTEELVRDAAMKAAGTTLLTYGGKPVDLSQPFERLTIREAILKHTEAGDNVDNATWLINALQKLGFKEEKDKLSTRSLASLQVMYFEETVEEKLWQPTFICEHPVEISPLARASDNKPDVTERFELYITGREFGNGFSELNDAEDQAARFHAQVAAKDSGDDEAMFYDHDFVRALEYGMPPTGGCGIGIDRLMMLLTDSPSIRDVILFPALRREA